A single Eubalaena glacialis isolate mEubGla1 chromosome 18, mEubGla1.1.hap2.+ XY, whole genome shotgun sequence DNA region contains:
- the GSE1 gene encoding genetic suppressor element 1 isoform X5, which produces MKGMSHEPKSPSLGMLSTATRTTATVNPLTPSPLNGALVPSGSPATSSALSAQAAPSSSFAAALRKLAKQAEEPRGSSLSSESSPVSSPATNHSSPASTPKRVPMGPIIVPPGGHSVPSTPPVVTIAPTKTVNGVWRSESRQQDAGSRGSGSGRERLIVEPPLPQEKAGGPAIPSHLLSTPYPFGISPSSVVQDSRFPPLNLQRPVHHVVPPSTVTEDYLRSFRPYHTAEDLRVSSLPPLGLDPATAAAYYHPSYLAPHPFPHPAFRMDDSYCLSALRSPFYPIPTPGSLPPLHPSAMHLHLSGVRYPPELSHSSLAALHSERMSSLSAERMQMDEELRREREREREREADREREKEREREKELEREREKERERELERQREQRAREKELLAAKALEPAFLPAAELHGLRSHAAEERGKAAEQLTPTRAEKLKDVGLQAPKPVQHSLHPAAAPHHPVPGLLSTHGLFSLPGSSAATALLLQRTNEEEKWLARQRRLRQEKEDRQSQVSEFRQQVLEQHLDLGRPPAPADAEHRPESARPGPNRHEPGGRDAPQHFGGPPPLISPKPQHHSVPTALWNPVSLMDSTLETRRAPEGHPLHGHPAPFEPSRQAAVPLVKVERVYCPEKAEEGPRKREAAPLDKYQPPPREAGGLEQQAFPPAPAHFLAELEPSTQTVLGQPRASLAPPAPFGEPPGPLKPGSPYRPPAPRGPDPTYVYDEFLQQRRRLVSKLDLEERRRREAQEKGYYYDLDDSYDESDEEEVRAHLRCVAEQPPLKLDTSSEKLEFLQLFGLTTQQQKEELLSQKRRKRRRMLRERSPSPPTVQSKRQTPSPRLALSTRYSPDEMNSSPNFEEKRKFLTIFNLTHISTEKRKDKERLVELLQAMKQKALSAAVADPLRNSPRDSPAGSLSEPATQQASLDTEKPVGITASLSDIQKATEPGRLEQLRPQERVQEAAPASSEKARPSETPGGKKSLSMLHYIRGPAPKDIPVPLSHGINGKSKPWEPFVAEEFAHQFHESVLQSTQKALQKHRGSAGVLSAEQNHSVDASVHYHIPELRPSSRRPLPQRDGQQEPPAGRKGPLAQEMDPDSEEEEEEDDDGEEDDEDPPRRKWHGIEAIFEAYQEHVEEQNLERQVLQTQCRRLEAQHYSLSLTAEQLSHSMAELRSQKQKIVSERERLQAELDHLRKCLALPAMHWPRGYFKGYPR; this is translated from the exons GCATGAGCCATGAGCCCAAGTCCCCTTCACTAGGGATGCTTTCCACCGCGACCAGGACCACCGCCACCGTCAACCCCCTCACCCCCTCGCCGCTCAATGGCGCCCTGGTGCCCAGCGGCAGCCCCGCCACCAGCAGCGCGCTGTCGGCCCAGGCCGCGCCGTCCTCCAGCTTTGCTGCCGCGCTGCGCAAGCTCGCCAAACAGGCGGAGGAGCCCAGAG GGTCTTCACTGAGCAGTGAGTCGTCCCCCGTCTCCTCTCCGGCCACCAACCACAGCTCTCCGGCCAGCACGCCCAAGCGCGTGCCCATGGGCCCCATCATCGTCCCCCCCGGGGGCCACAGCGTCCCTAGCACGCCCCCCGTGGTGACCATCGCCCCCACCAAGACCGTCAATGGCGTGTGGAGGAGCGAGAGCCGGCAG CAAGACGCTGGCTCTCGGGGCAGCGGCAGCGGTCGGGAACGCCTCATCGTGGAGCCCCCGCTGCCCCAGGAGAAGGCAGGGGGCCCGGCCATCCCCTCCCACCTGCTCAGCACCCCCTACCCCTTCGGCATCTCCCCCAGCTCGGTGGTGCAGGACTCCCGCTTCCCTCCGCTGAA CCTCCAGCGGCCCGTGCACCACGTGGTGCCCCCCAGCACGGTGACCGAGGACTACCTGCGGAGCTTCCGGCCCTACCACACCGCCGAGGACCTCCGCgtgtcctccctgcctcccctgggCCTGGACCCGGCCACCGCCGCTGCCTACTACCACCCCAGCTACCTGGCCCCGCACCCCTTCCCCCACCCGGCCTTCAG GATGGACGACTCCTACTGCCTGTCGGCCCTGCGGTCCCCCTtctaccccatccccacccccggcTCCCTGCCCCCGCTGCATCCGTCGGCTATGCATCTCCACCTCTCTGGGGTCCGCTACCCACCCGAGCTCTCGCACTCGTCCCTGGCGGCGCTGCACTCGGAGCGGATGTCCAGCCTCAGTGCCGAGAG GATGCAGATGGACGAGGAGCTGAGGCGGGAGAGGGAGCGCGAGCGCGAGCGGGAGGCCGACCGCGAGCGGGAGAAGGAGCGCGAGCGCGAGAAGGAGCTGGAGCGCGAGCGCGAGAAGGAGCGCGAGCGCGAGCTGGAGCGCCAGCGGGAGCAGCGGGCCCGCGAGAAGGAGCTGCTGGCCGCCAAGGCGCTGGAGCCGGCCTTCCTGCCTGCGGCCGAGCTGCACGGGCTGCGGAGCCACGCCGCTGAGGAGCGGGGCAAGGCCGCGGAGCAGCTGACCCCGACCCGAGCAG AGAAGCTGAAGGACGTGGGCCTGCAGGCGCCCAAGCCCGTGCAGCACTCCCTGCACCCGGCGGCCGCCCCGCACCACCCCGTGCCTGGCCTCCTCTCTACCCACGGCCTCTTCTCTCTGCCGGGCAGCAGTGCGGCCACGGCCCTGCTCCTCCAGCGCACCAACGAGGAGGAGAAGTGGCTGGCGCGGCAGCGGCGGCTGCGCCAGGAGAAGGAGGACCGCCAGTCGCAGGTGTCCGAGTTCCGGCAGCAGGTGCTGGAGCAGCACCTGGACCTGGGCCGGCCGCCGGCGCCCGCGGACGCGGAGCACAGGCCTGAGAGCGCCAG GCCGGGACCAAACCGTCACGAGCCGGGAGGCCGCGACGCCCCGCAGCACTTTGGCGGCCCCCCGCCCCTCATCTCACCCAAGCCCCAGCACCACTCGGTGCCCACGGCCCTCTGGAACCCGGTGTCCTTGATGGACAGCACGCTGGAGACACGGCGCGCCCCCGAGGGCCACCCTCTGCACGGCCACCCCGCCCCGTTTGAGCCCAGCCGCCAGGCGGCCGTCCCGCTGGTGAAGGTGGAGAGGGTCTACTGCCCCGAGAAGGCGGAGGAGGGACCCCGGAAGCGAGAGGCCGCCCCCCTGGACAAGTACCAGCCGCCGCCCCGCGAGGCAGGGGGCCTGGAGCAGCAAGCCTTCCCCCCTGCGCCCGCGCACTTCCTGGCGGAGCTCGAGCCGTCCACCCAGACCGTCCTGGGCCAGCCCCGGGCCTCGCTCGCCCCGCCGGCCCCCTTCGGGGAGCCCCCCGGGCCCCTGAAGCCGGGCTCGCCCTACCGGCCCCCGGCACCACGGGGCCCCGACCCCACCTACGTCTACGACGAGTTCCTGCAGCAGCGCCGGAGGCTGGTCAGCAAGCTGGACCTGGAGGAGCGCCGGCGGCGGGAAGCCCAGGAGAAAG GATACTACTACGACCTGGACGACTCCTACGACGAGAGTGACGAAGAGGAGGTCAGGGCCCACCTCCGCTGTGTGGCCGAGCAGCCGCCCCTCAAATTGGACACGTCCTCCGAG AAGCTAGAGTTTTTGCAACTTTTTGGCTTGACCACCCAACAGCAGAAGGAGGAACTGCTGAGCCAGAAGCGGAGGAAGCGGCGGCGGATGCTGAGAGAAAGAAGCCCGTCGCCCCCGACGGTTCAGAGCAAGCGGCAGACGCCTTCGCCGAGACTGGCGCTGTCCACCCGCTACAGCCCCGACGAGATGAACAGCAGCCCCAACTTCGAGGAGAAGAGGAAGTTCCTGACCATCTTCAACCTGACCCACATCAGCACTGAGAAGAGGAAAG ACAAAGAGAGACTTGTTGAGCTGCTCCAGGCCATGAAGCAGAAGGCGCTGTCAGCAGCGGTGGCAGACCCGCTCAGGAACTCTCCGAGGGACAGTCCTGCTGGGTCCCTGAGCG AACCAGCCACGCAGCAAGCCTCTCTGGATACGGAGAAGCCTGTGGGCATCACTGCTTCCTTGTCTGACATCCAGAAGGCCACGGAGCCTGGGAGACTGGAACAGCTCCGGCCCCAGGAGCGAGTCCAGGAGGCAGCGCCCGCCAGCAGTGAGAAAGCCAGGCCGAGCGAGACCCCTGGGGGCAAGAAGAGCCTGAGCATGCTCCACTACATCCGGGGCCCCGCGCCCAAGGACATCCCCGTGCCGCTGTCCCACGGCATCAACGGGAAGAGCAAGCCGTGGGAGCCCTTCGTGGCGGAAGAGTTCGCGCATCAGTTCCACGAGTCCGTCCTGCAGTCCACCCAGAAAGCCCTGCAGAAGCACAGAG GAAGCGCAGGGGTGCTGTCTGCAGAGCAGAACCACAGCGTCGACGCCTCTGTCCACTACCACATCCCCGAACTGCGGCCCTCCAGCCGGCGGCCTCTGCCCCAGCGCGACGGGCAGCAGGAGCCCCCCGCCGGGAGGAAGGGCCCCCTGGCGCAGGAGATGGACCCGGactcggaggaggaggaggaggaggacgacgaCGGAGAGGAGGACGACGAGGACCCCCCCAGGCGCAAGTGGCATGGGATCGAGGCCATTTTTGAAGCTTACCAGGAACACGTAGAAG AGCAAAATCTAGAGCGGCAGGTGTTACAGACGCAGTGCAGGCGGCTGGAGGCCCAGCACTACAGCCTCAGTCTCACGGCCGAGCAGCTCTCCCACAGCATGGCG gagTTGAGGAGCCAGAAACAGAAGATTGTTTCAGAAAGGGAGCGACTCCAGGCAGAACTGGATCACTTACGGAAGTGCCTTGCGTTGCCTGCAATGCATTGGCCTAGAGGTTACTTTAAGGGATATCCTAGGTGA
- the GSE1 gene encoding genetic suppressor element 1 isoform X3: MLGMKTWSSLLQNLSMSHEPKSPSLGMLSTATRTTATVNPLTPSPLNGALVPSGSPATSSALSAQAAPSSSFAAALRKLAKQAEEPRGSSLSSESSPVSSPATNHSSPASTPKRVPMGPIIVPPGGHSVPSTPPVVTIAPTKTVNGVWRSESRQQDAGSRGSGSGRERLIVEPPLPQEKAGGPAIPSHLLSTPYPFGISPSSVVQDSRFPPLNLQRPVHHVVPPSTVTEDYLRSFRPYHTAEDLRVSSLPPLGLDPATAAAYYHPSYLAPHPFPHPAFRMDDSYCLSALRSPFYPIPTPGSLPPLHPSAMHLHLSGVRYPPELSHSSLAALHSERMSSLSAERMQMDEELRREREREREREADREREKEREREKELEREREKERERELERQREQRAREKELLAAKALEPAFLPAAELHGLRSHAAEERGKAAEQLTPTRAEKLKDVGLQAPKPVQHSLHPAAAPHHPVPGLLSTHGLFSLPGSSAATALLLQRTNEEEKWLARQRRLRQEKEDRQSQVSEFRQQVLEQHLDLGRPPAPADAEHRPESARPGPNRHEPGGRDAPQHFGGPPPLISPKPQHHSVPTALWNPVSLMDSTLETRRAPEGHPLHGHPAPFEPSRQAAVPLVKVERVYCPEKAEEGPRKREAAPLDKYQPPPREAGGLEQQAFPPAPAHFLAELEPSTQTVLGQPRASLAPPAPFGEPPGPLKPGSPYRPPAPRGPDPTYVYDEFLQQRRRLVSKLDLEERRRREAQEKGYYYDLDDSYDESDEEEVRAHLRCVAEQPPLKLDTSSEKLEFLQLFGLTTQQQKEELLSQKRRKRRRMLRERSPSPPTVQSKRQTPSPRLALSTRYSPDEMNSSPNFEEKRKFLTIFNLTHISTEKRKDKERLVELLQAMKQKALSAAVADPLRNSPRDSPAGSLSEPATQQASLDTEKPVGITASLSDIQKATEPGRLEQLRPQERVQEAAPASSEKARPSETPGGKKSLSMLHYIRGPAPKDIPVPLSHGINGKSKPWEPFVAEEFAHQFHESVLQSTQKALQKHRGSAGVLSAEQNHSVDASVHYHIPELRPSSRRPLPQRDGQQEPPAGRKGPLAQEMDPDSEEEEEEDDDGEEDDEDPPRRKWHGIEAIFEAYQEHVEEQNLERQVLQTQCRRLEAQHYSLSLTAEQLSHSMAELRSQKQKIVSERERLQAELDHLRKCLALPAMHWPRGYFKGYPR; this comes from the exons GCATGAGCCATGAGCCCAAGTCCCCTTCACTAGGGATGCTTTCCACCGCGACCAGGACCACCGCCACCGTCAACCCCCTCACCCCCTCGCCGCTCAATGGCGCCCTGGTGCCCAGCGGCAGCCCCGCCACCAGCAGCGCGCTGTCGGCCCAGGCCGCGCCGTCCTCCAGCTTTGCTGCCGCGCTGCGCAAGCTCGCCAAACAGGCGGAGGAGCCCAGAG GGTCTTCACTGAGCAGTGAGTCGTCCCCCGTCTCCTCTCCGGCCACCAACCACAGCTCTCCGGCCAGCACGCCCAAGCGCGTGCCCATGGGCCCCATCATCGTCCCCCCCGGGGGCCACAGCGTCCCTAGCACGCCCCCCGTGGTGACCATCGCCCCCACCAAGACCGTCAATGGCGTGTGGAGGAGCGAGAGCCGGCAG CAAGACGCTGGCTCTCGGGGCAGCGGCAGCGGTCGGGAACGCCTCATCGTGGAGCCCCCGCTGCCCCAGGAGAAGGCAGGGGGCCCGGCCATCCCCTCCCACCTGCTCAGCACCCCCTACCCCTTCGGCATCTCCCCCAGCTCGGTGGTGCAGGACTCCCGCTTCCCTCCGCTGAA CCTCCAGCGGCCCGTGCACCACGTGGTGCCCCCCAGCACGGTGACCGAGGACTACCTGCGGAGCTTCCGGCCCTACCACACCGCCGAGGACCTCCGCgtgtcctccctgcctcccctgggCCTGGACCCGGCCACCGCCGCTGCCTACTACCACCCCAGCTACCTGGCCCCGCACCCCTTCCCCCACCCGGCCTTCAG GATGGACGACTCCTACTGCCTGTCGGCCCTGCGGTCCCCCTtctaccccatccccacccccggcTCCCTGCCCCCGCTGCATCCGTCGGCTATGCATCTCCACCTCTCTGGGGTCCGCTACCCACCCGAGCTCTCGCACTCGTCCCTGGCGGCGCTGCACTCGGAGCGGATGTCCAGCCTCAGTGCCGAGAG GATGCAGATGGACGAGGAGCTGAGGCGGGAGAGGGAGCGCGAGCGCGAGCGGGAGGCCGACCGCGAGCGGGAGAAGGAGCGCGAGCGCGAGAAGGAGCTGGAGCGCGAGCGCGAGAAGGAGCGCGAGCGCGAGCTGGAGCGCCAGCGGGAGCAGCGGGCCCGCGAGAAGGAGCTGCTGGCCGCCAAGGCGCTGGAGCCGGCCTTCCTGCCTGCGGCCGAGCTGCACGGGCTGCGGAGCCACGCCGCTGAGGAGCGGGGCAAGGCCGCGGAGCAGCTGACCCCGACCCGAGCAG AGAAGCTGAAGGACGTGGGCCTGCAGGCGCCCAAGCCCGTGCAGCACTCCCTGCACCCGGCGGCCGCCCCGCACCACCCCGTGCCTGGCCTCCTCTCTACCCACGGCCTCTTCTCTCTGCCGGGCAGCAGTGCGGCCACGGCCCTGCTCCTCCAGCGCACCAACGAGGAGGAGAAGTGGCTGGCGCGGCAGCGGCGGCTGCGCCAGGAGAAGGAGGACCGCCAGTCGCAGGTGTCCGAGTTCCGGCAGCAGGTGCTGGAGCAGCACCTGGACCTGGGCCGGCCGCCGGCGCCCGCGGACGCGGAGCACAGGCCTGAGAGCGCCAG GCCGGGACCAAACCGTCACGAGCCGGGAGGCCGCGACGCCCCGCAGCACTTTGGCGGCCCCCCGCCCCTCATCTCACCCAAGCCCCAGCACCACTCGGTGCCCACGGCCCTCTGGAACCCGGTGTCCTTGATGGACAGCACGCTGGAGACACGGCGCGCCCCCGAGGGCCACCCTCTGCACGGCCACCCCGCCCCGTTTGAGCCCAGCCGCCAGGCGGCCGTCCCGCTGGTGAAGGTGGAGAGGGTCTACTGCCCCGAGAAGGCGGAGGAGGGACCCCGGAAGCGAGAGGCCGCCCCCCTGGACAAGTACCAGCCGCCGCCCCGCGAGGCAGGGGGCCTGGAGCAGCAAGCCTTCCCCCCTGCGCCCGCGCACTTCCTGGCGGAGCTCGAGCCGTCCACCCAGACCGTCCTGGGCCAGCCCCGGGCCTCGCTCGCCCCGCCGGCCCCCTTCGGGGAGCCCCCCGGGCCCCTGAAGCCGGGCTCGCCCTACCGGCCCCCGGCACCACGGGGCCCCGACCCCACCTACGTCTACGACGAGTTCCTGCAGCAGCGCCGGAGGCTGGTCAGCAAGCTGGACCTGGAGGAGCGCCGGCGGCGGGAAGCCCAGGAGAAAG GATACTACTACGACCTGGACGACTCCTACGACGAGAGTGACGAAGAGGAGGTCAGGGCCCACCTCCGCTGTGTGGCCGAGCAGCCGCCCCTCAAATTGGACACGTCCTCCGAG AAGCTAGAGTTTTTGCAACTTTTTGGCTTGACCACCCAACAGCAGAAGGAGGAACTGCTGAGCCAGAAGCGGAGGAAGCGGCGGCGGATGCTGAGAGAAAGAAGCCCGTCGCCCCCGACGGTTCAGAGCAAGCGGCAGACGCCTTCGCCGAGACTGGCGCTGTCCACCCGCTACAGCCCCGACGAGATGAACAGCAGCCCCAACTTCGAGGAGAAGAGGAAGTTCCTGACCATCTTCAACCTGACCCACATCAGCACTGAGAAGAGGAAAG ACAAAGAGAGACTTGTTGAGCTGCTCCAGGCCATGAAGCAGAAGGCGCTGTCAGCAGCGGTGGCAGACCCGCTCAGGAACTCTCCGAGGGACAGTCCTGCTGGGTCCCTGAGCG AACCAGCCACGCAGCAAGCCTCTCTGGATACGGAGAAGCCTGTGGGCATCACTGCTTCCTTGTCTGACATCCAGAAGGCCACGGAGCCTGGGAGACTGGAACAGCTCCGGCCCCAGGAGCGAGTCCAGGAGGCAGCGCCCGCCAGCAGTGAGAAAGCCAGGCCGAGCGAGACCCCTGGGGGCAAGAAGAGCCTGAGCATGCTCCACTACATCCGGGGCCCCGCGCCCAAGGACATCCCCGTGCCGCTGTCCCACGGCATCAACGGGAAGAGCAAGCCGTGGGAGCCCTTCGTGGCGGAAGAGTTCGCGCATCAGTTCCACGAGTCCGTCCTGCAGTCCACCCAGAAAGCCCTGCAGAAGCACAGAG GAAGCGCAGGGGTGCTGTCTGCAGAGCAGAACCACAGCGTCGACGCCTCTGTCCACTACCACATCCCCGAACTGCGGCCCTCCAGCCGGCGGCCTCTGCCCCAGCGCGACGGGCAGCAGGAGCCCCCCGCCGGGAGGAAGGGCCCCCTGGCGCAGGAGATGGACCCGGactcggaggaggaggaggaggaggacgacgaCGGAGAGGAGGACGACGAGGACCCCCCCAGGCGCAAGTGGCATGGGATCGAGGCCATTTTTGAAGCTTACCAGGAACACGTAGAAG AGCAAAATCTAGAGCGGCAGGTGTTACAGACGCAGTGCAGGCGGCTGGAGGCCCAGCACTACAGCCTCAGTCTCACGGCCGAGCAGCTCTCCCACAGCATGGCG gagTTGAGGAGCCAGAAACAGAAGATTGTTTCAGAAAGGGAGCGACTCCAGGCAGAACTGGATCACTTACGGAAGTGCCTTGCGTTGCCTGCAATGCATTGGCCTAGAGGTTACTTTAAGGGATATCCTAGGTGA
- the GSE1 gene encoding genetic suppressor element 1 isoform X7, whose protein sequence is MKGSSLSSESSPVSSPATNHSSPASTPKRVPMGPIIVPPGGHSVPSTPPVVTIAPTKTVNGVWRSESRQQDAGSRGSGSGRERLIVEPPLPQEKAGGPAIPSHLLSTPYPFGISPSSVVQDSRFPPLNLQRPVHHVVPPSTVTEDYLRSFRPYHTAEDLRVSSLPPLGLDPATAAAYYHPSYLAPHPFPHPAFRMDDSYCLSALRSPFYPIPTPGSLPPLHPSAMHLHLSGVRYPPELSHSSLAALHSERMSSLSAERMQMDEELRREREREREREADREREKEREREKELEREREKERERELERQREQRAREKELLAAKALEPAFLPAAELHGLRSHAAEERGKAAEQLTPTRAEKLKDVGLQAPKPVQHSLHPAAAPHHPVPGLLSTHGLFSLPGSSAATALLLQRTNEEEKWLARQRRLRQEKEDRQSQVSEFRQQVLEQHLDLGRPPAPADAEHRPESARPGPNRHEPGGRDAPQHFGGPPPLISPKPQHHSVPTALWNPVSLMDSTLETRRAPEGHPLHGHPAPFEPSRQAAVPLVKVERVYCPEKAEEGPRKREAAPLDKYQPPPREAGGLEQQAFPPAPAHFLAELEPSTQTVLGQPRASLAPPAPFGEPPGPLKPGSPYRPPAPRGPDPTYVYDEFLQQRRRLVSKLDLEERRRREAQEKGYYYDLDDSYDESDEEEVRAHLRCVAEQPPLKLDTSSEKLEFLQLFGLTTQQQKEELLSQKRRKRRRMLRERSPSPPTVQSKRQTPSPRLALSTRYSPDEMNSSPNFEEKRKFLTIFNLTHISTEKRKDKERLVELLQAMKQKALSAAVADPLRNSPRDSPAGSLSEPATQQASLDTEKPVGITASLSDIQKATEPGRLEQLRPQERVQEAAPASSEKARPSETPGGKKSLSMLHYIRGPAPKDIPVPLSHGINGKSKPWEPFVAEEFAHQFHESVLQSTQKALQKHRGSAGVLSAEQNHSVDASVHYHIPELRPSSRRPLPQRDGQQEPPAGRKGPLAQEMDPDSEEEEEEDDDGEEDDEDPPRRKWHGIEAIFEAYQEHVEEQNLERQVLQTQCRRLEAQHYSLSLTAEQLSHSMAELRSQKQKIVSERERLQAELDHLRKCLALPAMHWPRGYFKGYPR, encoded by the exons GGTCTTCACTGAGCAGTGAGTCGTCCCCCGTCTCCTCTCCGGCCACCAACCACAGCTCTCCGGCCAGCACGCCCAAGCGCGTGCCCATGGGCCCCATCATCGTCCCCCCCGGGGGCCACAGCGTCCCTAGCACGCCCCCCGTGGTGACCATCGCCCCCACCAAGACCGTCAATGGCGTGTGGAGGAGCGAGAGCCGGCAG CAAGACGCTGGCTCTCGGGGCAGCGGCAGCGGTCGGGAACGCCTCATCGTGGAGCCCCCGCTGCCCCAGGAGAAGGCAGGGGGCCCGGCCATCCCCTCCCACCTGCTCAGCACCCCCTACCCCTTCGGCATCTCCCCCAGCTCGGTGGTGCAGGACTCCCGCTTCCCTCCGCTGAA CCTCCAGCGGCCCGTGCACCACGTGGTGCCCCCCAGCACGGTGACCGAGGACTACCTGCGGAGCTTCCGGCCCTACCACACCGCCGAGGACCTCCGCgtgtcctccctgcctcccctgggCCTGGACCCGGCCACCGCCGCTGCCTACTACCACCCCAGCTACCTGGCCCCGCACCCCTTCCCCCACCCGGCCTTCAG GATGGACGACTCCTACTGCCTGTCGGCCCTGCGGTCCCCCTtctaccccatccccacccccggcTCCCTGCCCCCGCTGCATCCGTCGGCTATGCATCTCCACCTCTCTGGGGTCCGCTACCCACCCGAGCTCTCGCACTCGTCCCTGGCGGCGCTGCACTCGGAGCGGATGTCCAGCCTCAGTGCCGAGAG GATGCAGATGGACGAGGAGCTGAGGCGGGAGAGGGAGCGCGAGCGCGAGCGGGAGGCCGACCGCGAGCGGGAGAAGGAGCGCGAGCGCGAGAAGGAGCTGGAGCGCGAGCGCGAGAAGGAGCGCGAGCGCGAGCTGGAGCGCCAGCGGGAGCAGCGGGCCCGCGAGAAGGAGCTGCTGGCCGCCAAGGCGCTGGAGCCGGCCTTCCTGCCTGCGGCCGAGCTGCACGGGCTGCGGAGCCACGCCGCTGAGGAGCGGGGCAAGGCCGCGGAGCAGCTGACCCCGACCCGAGCAG AGAAGCTGAAGGACGTGGGCCTGCAGGCGCCCAAGCCCGTGCAGCACTCCCTGCACCCGGCGGCCGCCCCGCACCACCCCGTGCCTGGCCTCCTCTCTACCCACGGCCTCTTCTCTCTGCCGGGCAGCAGTGCGGCCACGGCCCTGCTCCTCCAGCGCACCAACGAGGAGGAGAAGTGGCTGGCGCGGCAGCGGCGGCTGCGCCAGGAGAAGGAGGACCGCCAGTCGCAGGTGTCCGAGTTCCGGCAGCAGGTGCTGGAGCAGCACCTGGACCTGGGCCGGCCGCCGGCGCCCGCGGACGCGGAGCACAGGCCTGAGAGCGCCAG GCCGGGACCAAACCGTCACGAGCCGGGAGGCCGCGACGCCCCGCAGCACTTTGGCGGCCCCCCGCCCCTCATCTCACCCAAGCCCCAGCACCACTCGGTGCCCACGGCCCTCTGGAACCCGGTGTCCTTGATGGACAGCACGCTGGAGACACGGCGCGCCCCCGAGGGCCACCCTCTGCACGGCCACCCCGCCCCGTTTGAGCCCAGCCGCCAGGCGGCCGTCCCGCTGGTGAAGGTGGAGAGGGTCTACTGCCCCGAGAAGGCGGAGGAGGGACCCCGGAAGCGAGAGGCCGCCCCCCTGGACAAGTACCAGCCGCCGCCCCGCGAGGCAGGGGGCCTGGAGCAGCAAGCCTTCCCCCCTGCGCCCGCGCACTTCCTGGCGGAGCTCGAGCCGTCCACCCAGACCGTCCTGGGCCAGCCCCGGGCCTCGCTCGCCCCGCCGGCCCCCTTCGGGGAGCCCCCCGGGCCCCTGAAGCCGGGCTCGCCCTACCGGCCCCCGGCACCACGGGGCCCCGACCCCACCTACGTCTACGACGAGTTCCTGCAGCAGCGCCGGAGGCTGGTCAGCAAGCTGGACCTGGAGGAGCGCCGGCGGCGGGAAGCCCAGGAGAAAG GATACTACTACGACCTGGACGACTCCTACGACGAGAGTGACGAAGAGGAGGTCAGGGCCCACCTCCGCTGTGTGGCCGAGCAGCCGCCCCTCAAATTGGACACGTCCTCCGAG AAGCTAGAGTTTTTGCAACTTTTTGGCTTGACCACCCAACAGCAGAAGGAGGAACTGCTGAGCCAGAAGCGGAGGAAGCGGCGGCGGATGCTGAGAGAAAGAAGCCCGTCGCCCCCGACGGTTCAGAGCAAGCGGCAGACGCCTTCGCCGAGACTGGCGCTGTCCACCCGCTACAGCCCCGACGAGATGAACAGCAGCCCCAACTTCGAGGAGAAGAGGAAGTTCCTGACCATCTTCAACCTGACCCACATCAGCACTGAGAAGAGGAAAG ACAAAGAGAGACTTGTTGAGCTGCTCCAGGCCATGAAGCAGAAGGCGCTGTCAGCAGCGGTGGCAGACCCGCTCAGGAACTCTCCGAGGGACAGTCCTGCTGGGTCCCTGAGCG AACCAGCCACGCAGCAAGCCTCTCTGGATACGGAGAAGCCTGTGGGCATCACTGCTTCCTTGTCTGACATCCAGAAGGCCACGGAGCCTGGGAGACTGGAACAGCTCCGGCCCCAGGAGCGAGTCCAGGAGGCAGCGCCCGCCAGCAGTGAGAAAGCCAGGCCGAGCGAGACCCCTGGGGGCAAGAAGAGCCTGAGCATGCTCCACTACATCCGGGGCCCCGCGCCCAAGGACATCCCCGTGCCGCTGTCCCACGGCATCAACGGGAAGAGCAAGCCGTGGGAGCCCTTCGTGGCGGAAGAGTTCGCGCATCAGTTCCACGAGTCCGTCCTGCAGTCCACCCAGAAAGCCCTGCAGAAGCACAGAG GAAGCGCAGGGGTGCTGTCTGCAGAGCAGAACCACAGCGTCGACGCCTCTGTCCACTACCACATCCCCGAACTGCGGCCCTCCAGCCGGCGGCCTCTGCCCCAGCGCGACGGGCAGCAGGAGCCCCCCGCCGGGAGGAAGGGCCCCCTGGCGCAGGAGATGGACCCGGactcggaggaggaggaggaggaggacgacgaCGGAGAGGAGGACGACGAGGACCCCCCCAGGCGCAAGTGGCATGGGATCGAGGCCATTTTTGAAGCTTACCAGGAACACGTAGAAG AGCAAAATCTAGAGCGGCAGGTGTTACAGACGCAGTGCAGGCGGCTGGAGGCCCAGCACTACAGCCTCAGTCTCACGGCCGAGCAGCTCTCCCACAGCATGGCG gagTTGAGGAGCCAGAAACAGAAGATTGTTTCAGAAAGGGAGCGACTCCAGGCAGAACTGGATCACTTACGGAAGTGCCTTGCGTTGCCTGCAATGCATTGGCCTAGAGGTTACTTTAAGGGATATCCTAGGTGA